A genome region from Streptomyces pratensis includes the following:
- a CDS encoding MOSC domain-containing protein: MKVLTVNLGRPTPSAHTHAPDGLTGIGKVPSDGPVRVSDPGPKGSGGSGLTGDAVCDIRHHGGTDQAVYAYAREELDAWEKELGRPLPNGAFGENLTTLGLTVSQARIGERWRIGDELLLEVTSGRTPCRTFAGHLGEPGWVKRFTREGATGAYLRVLEPGTIRSGDPVEVVHVPGHEITAALVFRATTTERELLPRLLDAGDALHAEALRAAHAYVAKLGSAV, from the coding sequence ATGAAGGTGCTCACCGTGAATCTCGGCCGTCCCACGCCCTCCGCGCACACACACGCGCCCGACGGCCTCACCGGGATCGGCAAGGTTCCGTCCGACGGCCCCGTACGGGTCTCGGACCCAGGCCCCAAGGGCAGCGGCGGCAGCGGTCTGACCGGCGACGCGGTGTGCGACATCCGGCACCACGGCGGGACGGACCAGGCCGTGTACGCGTACGCCCGCGAGGAGCTCGACGCGTGGGAGAAGGAGCTCGGCCGGCCTCTGCCCAACGGTGCGTTCGGCGAGAACCTCACGACGCTCGGCCTCACCGTCAGTCAGGCTCGGATCGGGGAGCGCTGGCGGATCGGCGACGAGCTGCTGCTGGAGGTGACGTCGGGCCGCACCCCGTGCCGCACGTTCGCGGGCCACCTCGGCGAGCCTGGCTGGGTGAAGCGGTTCACGCGCGAAGGGGCCACGGGCGCGTACCTCCGCGTGCTCGAACCCGGGACGATCCGTTCGGGGGATCCGGTCGAGGTGGTGCACGTACCTGGTCACGAGATCACCGCGGCCCTGGTGTTCCGGGCGACGACCACGGAGCGGGAGCTGCTGCCGCGCCTGCTGGACGCCGGTGACGCCCTGCACGCCGAGGCCCTGCGCGCGGCGCACGCGTACGTGGCGAAGCTGGGCTCCGCCGTCTAG
- a CDS encoding GuaB3 family IMP dehydrogenase-related protein encodes MTEIEIGRGKRGRRAYAFDDIAVVPSRRTRDPKEVSIAWQIDAYRFELPFLAAPMDSVVSPQTAIRIGELGGLGVLNLEGLWTRHADPQALLDEIAEMPVETATPRLQEIYSAPIQEELIGQRIKEVRDSGVVTAAALSPQRTAQFSKAVVDAGVDIFVIRGTTVSAEHVSSAAEPLNLKQFIYELDVPVIVGGCATYTAALHLMRTGAAGVLVGFGGGAAHTTRNVFGIQVPMATAVADVAGARRDYMDESGGRYVHVIADGGVGWSGDLPKAIACGADAVMMGSPLARATDAPGRGRHWGMEAVHEDVPRGKLVDLGSVGTTEEVLTGPSHSPDGSMNIFGALRRAMATTGYSDLKEFQRVEVTVADSQHRR; translated from the coding sequence GTGACTGAGATCGAGATCGGGCGCGGCAAGCGCGGCCGCAGGGCATACGCGTTCGACGACATCGCTGTCGTGCCGAGCCGGCGCACCCGTGACCCGAAGGAGGTCTCGATCGCCTGGCAGATCGACGCCTACCGTTTCGAGCTGCCGTTCCTGGCCGCGCCCATGGACTCGGTGGTCTCCCCGCAGACCGCCATCCGCATCGGCGAGCTGGGCGGCCTCGGCGTCCTCAACCTCGAGGGGCTGTGGACCCGGCACGCCGACCCGCAGGCGCTCCTCGACGAGATCGCCGAGATGCCCGTCGAGACCGCCACCCCGCGGCTCCAGGAGATCTACTCCGCCCCCATCCAGGAGGAGCTGATCGGGCAGCGCATCAAGGAGGTGCGCGACTCCGGTGTCGTCACCGCCGCCGCGCTGTCCCCGCAGCGCACCGCACAGTTCTCCAAGGCCGTGGTCGACGCGGGTGTGGACATCTTCGTCATCCGGGGTACGACGGTCTCCGCCGAGCACGTCTCCAGCGCGGCCGAGCCGCTGAACCTGAAGCAGTTCATCTACGAGCTGGACGTCCCGGTCATCGTCGGTGGCTGCGCCACGTACACCGCCGCCCTGCACCTGATGCGTACCGGCGCGGCCGGTGTCCTCGTCGGCTTCGGCGGCGGCGCCGCGCACACGACGCGCAACGTCTTCGGCATCCAGGTCCCGATGGCGACCGCGGTCGCCGACGTGGCCGGGGCCCGCCGCGACTACATGGACGAGTCCGGCGGCCGGTACGTGCACGTCATCGCGGACGGCGGTGTCGGCTGGTCCGGTGACCTGCCGAAGGCCATCGCCTGCGGCGCGGACGCCGTGATGATGGGCTCCCCGCTGGCCCGTGCCACGGACGCGCCCGGCCGGGGCCGGCACTGGGGTATGGAGGCCGTCCACGAGGACGTGCCGCGCGGCAAGCTGGTCGACCTGGGCTCCGTCGGTACGACCGAGGAGGTCCTCACCGGTCCCTCGCACAGCCCCGACGGCTCGATGAACATCTTCGGCGCGCTGCGCCGGGCGATGGCCACCACGGGCTACAGCGACCTCAAGGAGTTCCAGCGCGTCGAGGTGACGGTGGCGGACTCGCAGCACCGCCGCTGA
- the guaB gene encoding IMP dehydrogenase, with the protein MTANVDGVPEKFATLGLTYDDVLLLPGASEVLPNAVDTSSLISRNVRVNIPLLSAAMDKVTEARMAIAMARQGGVGVLHRNLSIEDQVNQVDLVKRSESGMVTDPITVNPDATLGEADALCAKFRISGVPVTDPAGKLLGIVTNRDMAFESDRSRQVREVMTPMPLVTGRVGISGVEAMELLRRHKIEKLPLVDEAGILKGLITVKDFKKAEQYPNAAKDAEGRLLVGAAVGASPEALDRAQALASAGVDFLIVDTSHGHNSNALDWMAKIKSSVAVDVIGGNVATRDGAQALIDAGVDGVKVGVGPGSICTTRVVAGIGVPQVTAIYEAALAARAAGVPVIGDGGLQYSGDIGKALAAGADSVMLGSLLAGCEESPGELMFINGKQFKSYRGMGSLGAMQSRGQGRSYSKDRYFQAEVASDDKLVPEGIEGQVPYRGPLANVLHQLVGGLRQTMGYVGAASVDEMESKGRFVRITSAGLKESHPHDIQMTVEAPNYSRK; encoded by the coding sequence ATGACTGCAAACGTCGACGGAGTGCCTGAGAAGTTCGCAACGCTCGGGCTGACATACGACGACGTGCTGCTGCTGCCGGGCGCGTCCGAGGTCCTGCCCAACGCGGTCGACACCTCGTCCCTCATCTCGCGCAACGTGCGGGTGAACATCCCCCTGCTGTCGGCTGCCATGGACAAGGTGACCGAAGCCCGGATGGCCATCGCCATGGCCCGTCAGGGCGGCGTGGGCGTGCTGCACCGCAACCTCTCGATCGAGGACCAGGTGAACCAGGTCGACCTGGTCAAGCGGTCCGAGTCGGGGATGGTGACCGACCCGATCACCGTCAACCCCGACGCCACGCTCGGCGAGGCGGACGCGCTCTGCGCCAAGTTCCGCATCAGCGGTGTCCCGGTCACCGACCCCGCGGGGAAGCTCCTCGGTATCGTGACCAACCGTGACATGGCCTTCGAGTCGGACCGGTCGCGCCAGGTGCGCGAGGTCATGACGCCGATGCCGCTGGTCACCGGGCGGGTCGGCATCTCCGGCGTGGAGGCCATGGAGCTGCTGCGCCGCCACAAGATCGAGAAGCTGCCGCTGGTCGACGAGGCGGGCATCCTCAAGGGCCTCATCACGGTCAAGGACTTCAAGAAGGCCGAGCAGTACCCGAACGCCGCCAAGGACGCCGAAGGCCGTCTGCTGGTCGGCGCGGCCGTCGGTGCCAGCCCCGAGGCGCTGGACCGCGCGCAGGCGCTCGCGTCCGCAGGCGTCGACTTCCTGATCGTCGACACCTCGCACGGACACAACAGCAACGCCCTGGACTGGATGGCGAAGATCAAGTCGAGCGTCGCCGTCGACGTCATCGGTGGCAACGTCGCAACCCGCGACGGCGCCCAGGCGCTGATCGACGCCGGTGTCGACGGCGTGAAGGTCGGCGTGGGCCCCGGCTCGATCTGTACCACCCGCGTGGTCGCCGGTATCGGCGTCCCGCAGGTCACCGCGATCTACGAGGCCGCTCTCGCCGCCCGTGCCGCAGGCGTCCCCGTGATCGGTGACGGCGGCCTCCAGTACTCCGGCGACATCGGCAAGGCGCTTGCCGCCGGGGCGGACAGCGTGATGCTGGGCAGCCTCCTCGCGGGCTGCGAGGAGTCCCCGGGTGAGCTGATGTTCATCAACGGCAAGCAGTTCAAGTCGTACCGAGGCATGGGGTCGCTGGGCGCCATGCAGTCCCGTGGACAGGGGCGGTCGTACTCCAAGGACCGTTACTTCCAGGCCGAGGTGGCCTCGGACGACAAGCTCGTACCCGAGGGCATCGAGGGCCAGGTGCCCTACCGCGGTCCGCTGGCCAACGTCCTTCACCAGCTGGTCGGCGGTCTCCGCCAGACCATGGGTTACGTCGGGGCGGCGTCCGTCGACGAGATGGAGAGCAAGGGCCGCTTCGTCCGGATCACCTCCGCGGGACTCAAGGAGAGCCACCCGCACGACATCCAGATGACGGTCGAAGCACCGAACTACAGCAGGAAGTAA
- a CDS encoding glycerol-3-phosphate dehydrogenase/oxidase: protein MRTATLGPAERAEALTAMAERELDVLVVGAGVVGAGTVLDAATRGLSTGLVEARDWASGTSSRSSKLIHGGLRYLEMLDFALVREALKERGLLLERLAPHLVKPVPFLYPLQHKGWERLYAGSGVALYDAMSVSSGHGRGLPVHRHLSRRHALRVAPALKKDALVGALQYYDAQMDDARYVATLVRTAAGYGAHVANRARVTGFLREGERVVGARVQDVEGGGEYEVRAKQVVNATGVWTDDTQALIGERGQFHVRASKGIHLVVPKDRIHSSTGLILRTEKSVLFVIPWGRHWIIGTTDTDWDLDKAHPAASSADIDYLLEHVNSVLNTPLGRDDVEGVYAGLRPLLAGESDATSKLSREHTVAHPAPGLVVVAGGKYTTYRVMAKDAVDEAVHALDQRVADCVTEDIPLLGAEGYRALWNARARIAARTGLHVVRVEHLLNRYGSMTEEILELVQGDSSLGEPLAGAEDYLRAEVVYAASHEGARHLDDVLTRRTRISIETFDRGTRCARECADLMAPVLGWDTGQVEREVEHYRKRVEAERESQRQPDDQTADAARLGAPDIVPL from the coding sequence GTGAGGACAGCGACACTGGGACCCGCGGAGCGCGCCGAAGCGCTGACCGCGATGGCCGAGCGCGAACTGGACGTGCTGGTCGTGGGAGCGGGCGTGGTAGGCGCCGGGACCGTGCTGGACGCGGCCACCAGAGGACTTTCCACCGGTCTGGTCGAAGCGCGCGACTGGGCGTCAGGCACGTCCAGCAGGTCGAGCAAGCTGATCCACGGCGGGCTGCGCTATCTGGAGATGCTGGACTTCGCGCTCGTACGGGAGGCGCTGAAGGAGCGCGGGCTGCTGCTCGAACGGCTGGCACCGCACCTGGTGAAGCCCGTCCCCTTTCTCTATCCGTTGCAGCACAAGGGATGGGAGCGGCTGTACGCCGGCTCCGGCGTCGCGCTGTACGACGCGATGTCGGTGTCCTCGGGACACGGCCGCGGGCTGCCCGTGCACCGCCACCTCTCCCGCCGCCACGCGCTGCGGGTCGCCCCCGCCCTCAAGAAGGACGCCCTGGTCGGAGCCCTCCAGTACTACGACGCCCAGATGGACGACGCGCGCTATGTGGCGACCCTGGTGCGCACCGCGGCGGGCTACGGCGCGCACGTGGCCAACAGGGCGCGGGTGACCGGCTTCCTCCGGGAGGGGGAGCGGGTCGTCGGCGCGCGGGTGCAGGACGTCGAGGGCGGCGGGGAGTACGAGGTCAGGGCCAAACAGGTGGTCAACGCCACCGGCGTGTGGACGGACGACACCCAGGCGCTGATCGGCGAGCGCGGACAGTTCCACGTCCGGGCGTCGAAGGGCATCCACCTCGTCGTGCCCAAGGACCGGATCCACTCCTCGACCGGGCTCATCCTGCGGACCGAGAAGTCCGTGCTCTTCGTGATCCCGTGGGGCCGGCACTGGATCATCGGCACGACCGACACCGACTGGGACCTGGACAAGGCGCATCCGGCCGCCTCCAGCGCCGACATCGACTATCTGCTCGAACACGTGAACTCGGTGCTCAACACCCCACTGGGCAGGGACGACGTCGAGGGCGTCTACGCCGGACTCCGGCCCCTGCTGGCCGGTGAGTCGGACGCGACGAGCAAGCTCTCGCGCGAGCACACGGTGGCCCACCCGGCCCCCGGGCTCGTCGTCGTGGCGGGCGGCAAGTACACGACGTACCGGGTGATGGCGAAGGACGCCGTCGACGAGGCGGTGCACGCGCTGGACCAGCGGGTGGCGGACTGTGTCACGGAGGACATCCCGCTGCTCGGCGCCGAGGGGTACCGCGCCCTGTGGAACGCCCGTGCCAGGATCGCCGCCCGCACCGGACTGCACGTCGTCCGGGTGGAGCACCTGCTCAACCGGTACGGCTCGATGACCGAGGAGATCCTGGAGCTCGTCCAGGGCGACTCCTCGCTGGGCGAGCCACTGGCGGGCGCCGAGGACTATCTGCGGGCGGAAGTCGTCTACGCGGCCTCGCACGAGGGTGCCCGGCACCTCGACGACGTCCTGACCCGGCGTACCCGGATCTCCATCGAGACCTTCGACCGGGGCACCCGCTGTGCCCGCGAATGCGCGGACCTGATGGCGCCGGTGCTCGGCTGGGACACGGGCCAGGTCGAGCGCGAGGTCGAGCACTACCGCAAGCGCGTGGAGGCGGAGCGGGAGTCCCAGAGGCAGCCTGACGACCAGACGGCGGACGCGGCACGGCTGGGGGCGCCGGACATCGTGCCCCTCTGA
- a CDS encoding WhiB family transcriptional regulator: MADFSRLPGPNADLWDWQLLAACRGVDSSLFFHPEGERGAARSARETSAKEVCMRCPVRAECAAHALAVREPYGVWGGLTEDEREELMGRARNRLISAHSGPAPEAGNS; the protein is encoded by the coding sequence ATGGCAGATTTCTCCCGCCTTCCCGGACCCAACGCGGACCTGTGGGACTGGCAGCTGCTGGCCGCCTGCCGCGGGGTCGACAGTTCACTGTTCTTCCACCCCGAAGGGGAACGCGGAGCAGCCCGGAGTGCTCGTGAGACCTCCGCGAAGGAGGTCTGCATGCGCTGCCCGGTGCGCGCCGAGTGCGCGGCGCACGCACTCGCGGTACGGGAGCCCTACGGCGTGTGGGGCGGCCTGACCGAGGACGAGCGCGAGGAGCTCATGGGCCGCGCCCGCAATCGCCTGATCTCCGCCCACTCCGGTCCGGCCCCGGAGGCCGGCAACTCCTGA
- a CDS encoding L-talarate/galactarate dehydratase, producing the protein MVTTTRTTASSALRQGEVTPDAITWIKLSSVTLPLRTPVSDAKVLTGRQKPMTEVVFLFVEIETGQGHQGVGFSYSKRAGGPAQYAHAKEIAENLIGEDPNDIGRLWTKLVWAGASVGRSGVATQAVAAIDIALWDLKARRAGLPLAKLLGAHRDSVRCYNTSGGFLHTPVEQVLDNATASLTQGIGGIKIKVGHPDGKQDLARLTAVREHLGDDVPLMADANQQWDRPAAQRMGRALEGFGLTWIEEPLDAYDAQGHAALAASLDTPVATGEMLASVAEHYELIRHGACDIIQPDAPRIGGITQFLKLAALAEHHNLQLAPHFAMEIHLHLAAAYPIEPWVEHFDWLEPLFEERIAISDGRMHVPSRPGLGITLSERTRAWTTDSHEAGKRS; encoded by the coding sequence GTGGTGACCACGACTCGCACAACCGCCTCCTCCGCGCTCCGTCAGGGCGAGGTGACGCCCGACGCCATCACCTGGATCAAGCTCTCCTCCGTCACGCTGCCGCTGCGCACGCCGGTCAGTGACGCCAAGGTGCTGACGGGGCGGCAGAAACCCATGACCGAAGTGGTCTTCCTGTTCGTGGAGATCGAGACCGGCCAAGGGCATCAGGGTGTGGGGTTCAGCTACTCCAAGCGCGCGGGCGGCCCCGCTCAGTACGCCCATGCCAAGGAGATCGCCGAAAACCTGATCGGTGAGGACCCCAATGACATCGGCAGGCTCTGGACCAAGCTGGTCTGGGCGGGCGCCTCGGTCGGCCGCAGCGGTGTCGCCACCCAAGCCGTCGCCGCCATCGACATCGCCCTGTGGGATCTGAAGGCCAGGCGCGCCGGGCTGCCGCTGGCCAAGCTGCTGGGCGCGCACCGGGACTCGGTGCGCTGCTACAACACCTCCGGCGGATTCCTCCACACCCCCGTCGAGCAGGTCCTGGACAACGCCACCGCGTCCCTGACGCAGGGCATCGGCGGCATCAAGATCAAGGTCGGGCACCCGGACGGCAAGCAGGACCTGGCTCGTCTGACCGCCGTACGTGAGCACCTCGGTGACGACGTCCCCCTGATGGCCGACGCCAACCAGCAGTGGGACCGGCCCGCCGCCCAGCGCATGGGCCGTGCCCTGGAAGGCTTCGGCCTCACCTGGATCGAGGAGCCGCTGGACGCCTACGACGCCCAGGGCCACGCCGCGCTCGCCGCTTCGCTGGACACACCGGTGGCCACGGGCGAGATGCTCGCGAGCGTCGCCGAGCACTACGAGCTCATCCGGCACGGCGCCTGCGACATCATCCAGCCCGACGCCCCGCGGATCGGCGGCATCACCCAGTTCCTCAAGCTCGCCGCTCTGGCCGAGCACCACAACCTCCAGCTCGCCCCCCACTTCGCCATGGAGATCCACCTCCACCTGGCCGCCGCCTACCCGATCGAGCCGTGGGTGGAGCACTTCGACTGGCTGGAGCCGCTGTTCGAGGAGCGGATCGCCATCAGCGACGGCCGGATGCACGTCCCCTCCCGCCCCGGCCTCGGCATCACGCTGAGCGAGCGGACGCGGGCCTGGACGACGGACAGCCACGAGGCCGGCAAGCGCTCCTGA
- a CDS encoding LysR family transcriptional regulator: MIEARHLRVLRAVATTGSFSAAARELGCTQPAVSQQMKALENSAGTPLLIRTGREMRLTQAGEALVRHASGILAGLTAAEEEVAAIAGLRAGRVRLVSFPSGSSSLVPGALAALRAAHPGTQVSLVEAEPPRSVEMLRDGDCDIALAFRYGATGGEWDDLVVRPLLRDRLVGLVPEGHRLAGTDSVGIGELADESWIAGCPRCRRQLVEVCEDSGFTPRIDFATDDYPAVIGLVGAGLGVAVLPELALESVRPKGARTVAVEPAVEREIVALTLPDLARVPTVAATLDQLSLAAAR; this comes from the coding sequence GTGATAGAAGCCCGTCATCTCCGTGTCCTGCGCGCCGTGGCCACCACCGGTTCGTTCTCCGCCGCCGCGCGGGAGCTGGGCTGTACGCAGCCGGCGGTCAGCCAGCAGATGAAAGCCCTGGAGAACTCGGCGGGCACCCCCCTGCTGATCCGTACGGGGCGCGAGATGCGGCTCACCCAGGCGGGAGAGGCCCTGGTGCGTCATGCGTCCGGCATCCTCGCGGGGCTGACCGCCGCCGAGGAGGAAGTCGCCGCGATCGCCGGGCTGCGGGCCGGCCGGGTTCGGCTCGTGTCGTTCCCGAGCGGGAGCTCCAGCCTCGTCCCCGGCGCCCTCGCCGCGCTGCGTGCCGCGCACCCCGGCACCCAGGTCTCGCTAGTCGAGGCGGAACCGCCGCGCTCGGTGGAGATGCTGCGCGACGGCGACTGCGACATCGCGCTGGCGTTCCGCTACGGGGCGACCGGCGGCGAATGGGACGATCTGGTCGTGCGCCCGCTGCTCAGGGACCGGCTCGTCGGCCTGGTTCCCGAGGGGCACCGGCTGGCGGGGACGGACTCGGTGGGCATCGGGGAGCTGGCGGACGAGTCATGGATCGCCGGCTGCCCGCGCTGCAGGCGCCAGCTGGTGGAGGTGTGCGAGGACTCGGGCTTCACCCCTCGGATCGACTTCGCGACGGACGACTACCCGGCGGTGATCGGCCTCGTCGGGGCCGGGCTGGGTGTCGCCGTCCTGCCCGAGCTGGCTCTCGAGTCCGTGCGGCCCAAGGGGGCGCGCACCGTGGCGGTGGAGCCGGCCGTGGAGAGGGAGATCGTGGCCCTCACCCTGCCCGACCTCGCCCGGGTGCCGACGGTGGCGGCGACCCTGGACCAGCTTTCCCTGGCGGCCGCACGCTGA
- a CDS encoding nucleotide sugar dehydrogenase: MPADLAVIGLGHLGLPLAQAAVGVGIHTVGYDTDPRPYAELSAGRTPVEGSLSASDIRRMVAGGFRPTADPAELGRVRTAVICAPTPLGPDRALDLGSVTDAARALAARLRPHTTVLVESAVPPGTTENVVRPLLEDGSGLRAGRDFHLAHSPGRLDPGNRTYGYGNTPKVIGGLTPACTESAAAFYGRLTDKVVRARGPREAEMTKVLETNFRHVNIALVNEMAVLCHDLGVDLWDVIRCAETKPFGFEPFRPGPGVGGHGAPVDPGYFPYSSRTPGHPLRMVSLAKEINDRMPSYVIQRCATLLNEHGKSVRGARVLLLGVTYKPDLADQESSPAREIATRLMDMGAQIGYHDPLVLDWRVRDLPVPRADSLYEAAAGADLTVLLQHHRTYDLQGLAVKAQLLLDTRGATPAGAAHRL; encoded by the coding sequence ATGCCCGCAGACCTCGCCGTCATCGGACTCGGTCACCTCGGCCTGCCCCTCGCCCAAGCAGCCGTCGGCGTGGGAATCCACACCGTCGGCTACGACACCGACCCACGCCCCTACGCGGAACTCTCCGCGGGCCGTACTCCGGTCGAGGGATCCCTGAGCGCGTCCGACATCCGGCGGATGGTCGCGGGCGGCTTCCGGCCCACCGCCGACCCGGCCGAGCTGGGCCGGGTGCGCACGGCCGTGATCTGCGCCCCCACCCCGCTCGGGCCGGACCGCGCCCTCGACCTCGGCTCCGTGACCGACGCGGCGCGCGCGCTCGCCGCCCGGCTCCGCCCGCACACCACCGTCCTGGTGGAATCGGCGGTGCCGCCCGGCACCACCGAGAACGTCGTGCGCCCCCTGCTGGAGGACGGCTCCGGGCTGCGCGCCGGACGGGACTTCCACCTCGCCCACTCCCCCGGCCGCCTGGACCCGGGCAACCGCACATACGGCTACGGCAACACCCCGAAGGTCATCGGCGGTCTCACCCCCGCCTGCACCGAATCGGCCGCCGCCTTCTACGGGCGGCTCACCGACAAGGTCGTCCGGGCACGCGGGCCGCGCGAGGCGGAGATGACGAAGGTCCTCGAAACCAACTTCCGGCACGTCAACATCGCCCTGGTCAACGAGATGGCCGTGCTCTGCCACGACCTCGGCGTCGACCTCTGGGACGTCATCAGGTGCGCCGAGACCAAGCCGTTCGGCTTCGAGCCGTTCCGCCCCGGCCCCGGGGTCGGCGGCCACGGCGCCCCAGTGGACCCCGGCTACTTCCCGTACAGCAGCCGCACGCCCGGCCACCCGCTGCGCATGGTCTCGCTGGCCAAGGAGATCAACGACCGGATGCCGAGTTACGTGATCCAGCGCTGCGCGACCCTGCTGAACGAACACGGCAAGTCCGTCCGGGGTGCCCGGGTGCTGCTGCTCGGCGTCACCTACAAGCCGGACCTCGCCGACCAGGAGTCCTCACCCGCCCGCGAGATCGCGACCCGGCTGATGGACATGGGCGCCCAGATCGGCTACCACGACCCGCTCGTCCTGGACTGGCGGGTGCGCGACCTGCCCGTCCCGCGCGCCGATTCCCTCTACGAGGCCGCCGCGGGGGCGGATCTGACGGTACTGCTCCAGCACCACCGCACGTACGACCTCCAGGGCCTCGCGGTGAAGGCCCAGCTTCTCCTGGACACCCGGGGAGCCACCCCGGCGGGGGCCGCCCACCGGCTGTAG
- a CDS encoding sigma-70 family RNA polymerase sigma factor, whose translation MREDGTTVIGALVHRAVDGDAQATHDLLAHVHPLALRYCRSRLNRLPGDARHFVEDLAQEVCVAVLMALPRYKDTGRPFEAFVFAIAGHKVADLQRAAMRHPGSTAVPSDEMPERPDDSLGPEERALLSSDAAWAKKLLANLPENQRELLVLRVAVGLTAEETGQMLGMSPGAVRVAQHRALSRLRALAGQ comes from the coding sequence ATGCGTGAGGACGGGACGACGGTGATCGGTGCTCTGGTGCACCGTGCCGTCGACGGTGACGCGCAGGCCACCCACGACCTGCTGGCCCACGTCCATCCCCTCGCACTGCGCTACTGCCGGTCCCGGCTGAACCGGCTTCCCGGTGATGCCCGTCACTTCGTGGAGGACCTCGCGCAGGAGGTCTGCGTCGCGGTGCTGATGGCCCTGCCGCGGTACAAGGACACCGGCAGACCTTTCGAAGCCTTCGTCTTCGCCATCGCGGGCCACAAGGTCGCCGACCTCCAGCGCGCCGCGATGCGGCACCCCGGATCGACGGCCGTGCCGTCGGACGAGATGCCGGAGCGGCCCGACGATTCGCTCGGTCCGGAGGAGCGGGCGCTGCTCAGCAGTGACGCGGCCTGGGCCAAGAAGCTTCTCGCCAATCTGCCGGAGAACCAGCGAGAGCTGCTGGTCCTCCGGGTCGCGGTCGGGCTGACCGCCGAGGAGACCGGGCAGATGCTCGGCATGTCCCCGGGGGCCGTCCGGGTCGCCCAGCACCGTGCGCTGAGCAGGCTTAGGGCTCTCGCGGGGCAGTAG
- a CDS encoding response regulator transcription factor — MTSVLVCDDSPLAREALRRAVATVPGVERVTTAANGEEVLRRWGADRSDLILMDVRMPGLGGVETVRRLLSADPGARIIMLTVAEDLDGVALAVAAGARGYLHKDASRAELRATVTQALADPTWRLAPRRLRSAEMGAAPTLTAREIQVLEGMSHGRSNAEIGRELFLSEDTVKTHARRLFKKLGASDRAHAVALGFRWGLVR, encoded by the coding sequence ATGACATCCGTCCTCGTCTGCGACGACTCCCCGCTTGCCCGAGAAGCGCTCCGCCGCGCGGTTGCGACCGTGCCCGGCGTCGAGCGTGTGACGACGGCGGCCAACGGCGAGGAGGTCCTCCGCCGCTGGGGGGCCGATCGTTCGGATCTGATTCTGATGGACGTACGCATGCCCGGTCTGGGGGGTGTGGAGACGGTCCGGCGGCTGCTCTCGGCCGACCCCGGAGCCCGGATCATCATGCTGACCGTCGCCGAGGACCTGGACGGTGTCGCGCTCGCGGTCGCCGCCGGCGCTCGCGGCTATCTGCACAAGGACGCCTCGCGTGCCGAGCTGCGCGCGACCGTGACCCAGGCGCTCGCCGATCCGACGTGGCGGCTCGCCCCGCGCCGGCTGCGGTCCGCGGAGATGGGCGCGGCGCCGACGCTCACGGCGCGCGAGATCCAGGTGCTCGAAGGCATGAGCCACGGCCGTTCCAACGCCGAGATCGGGCGCGAGCTGTTCCTCTCCGAGGACACGGTGAAGACGCACGCGAGGCGTCTGTTCAAGAAGCTCGGGGCCTCGGACCGTGCGCACGCCGTCGCGCTCGGATTCCGCTGGGGCCTGGTCCGCTGA